From one Mustela nigripes isolate SB6536 chromosome 16, MUSNIG.SB6536, whole genome shotgun sequence genomic stretch:
- the TRPV3 gene encoding transient receptor potential cation channel subfamily V member 3 isoform X2 yields the protein MHKLTASDTGKTCLMKALLNINPNTKEIVRILLAFAEENDILDRFINAAYTEEAYEGQTALNIAIERRQGDITALLIAAGADVNAHARGVFFNPKYLHEGFYFGETPLALAACTNQPEIVQLLMENEQTDITSQDSRGNNILHALVTVAEDFKTQNDFVKRMYDMILLRSGTWELETMHNKDGLTPLQLAAKMGKAEILKYILSREIKEKPLRSLSRKFTDWAYGPVSSSLYDLTNVDTTTDNSVLEIIVYNTNLDNRHEMLTLEPLHTLLHMKWKKFAKYMFFLSFCFYFFYNITLTLVSYYRPREEEALPHPLALTHKMGWLQLLGRMFVLIWAMCISVKEGIAIFLLRPSDLQSILSDAWFHFVFFVQAVLVILSVFLYLFAYKEYLACLVLAMALGWANMLYYTRGFQSMGMYSVMIQKVILHDVLKFLFVYIVFLLGFGVALASLIEKCPSDNKDCSSYGSFSDAVLELFKLTIGLGDLNIQQNSKYPILFLFLLITYVILTFVLLLNMLIALMGETVENVSKESERIWRLQRARTILEFEKMLPEWLRSRFRMGELCKVAEEDFRLCLRINEVKWTEWKTHVSFLNEDPGPVRRTDFGKIQDSSRSNSKTTLNAFDEIDEFPETSV from the exons ATGCACAAGCTGACGGCCTCTGACACGGGGAAGACCTGCCTGATGAAGGCCTTGTTAAACATCAATCCCAACACCAAGGAGATTGTGCGGATCCTGCTGGCTTTCGCGGAGGAGAATGACATCCTGGACAGGTTCATCAACGCTGCATACACAGAGGAGGCCTACGAAG GGCAGACGGCGCTGAACATCGCCATCGAGCGGCGGCAGGGAGACATCACCGCGCTGCTCATCGCGGCGGGCGCCGACGTCAACGCCCACGCCAGGGGGGTCTTCTTCAACCCCAAGTACCTACACGAGGGCTTCTACTTTG GCGAGACCCCACTGGCTCTGGCGGCGTGTACCAACCAGCCTGAGATTGTGCAGCTGCTGATGGAGAATGAGCAGACTGACATCACCTCGCAGGACTCACGGGGAAACAACATCCTACACGCGTTGGTGACAGTGGCTGAGGACTTCAAGACACAGAACGACTTTGTGAAGCGCATGTACGACATGATCCTGCTGAGGAGCGGGACGTGGGAGCTGGAGACCATGCACAACAAGGACGGGCTCACGCCACTGCAGCTGGCTGCCAAGATGGGCAAGGCCGAG ATCTTGAAGTATATCCTCAGTCGTGAGATCAAGGAAAAGCCACTCCGGAGTCTGTCCAGGAAGTTCACAGACTGGGCATATGGGCCCGTGTCGTCCTCACTTTACGACCTCACCAACGTGGACACTACGACAGACAACTCGGTGTTGGAAATCATTGTCTACAACACCAACCTTGAT AACCGGCATGAGATGCTGACCCTGGAGCCCTTGCACACGCTGCTGCATATGAAGTGGAAGAAGTTTGCCAAGTACATGTTCTTCTTgtcattctgcttttatttcttctacaaCATCACCCTGACTCTAGTCTCCTATTACCGGCCCCGGGAAGAGGAG gcCCTCCCACACCCCTTGGCCCTGACGCACAAGATGGGGTGGCTGCAGCTGTTAGGAAGGATGTTCGTGCTCATCTGGGCCATGTGCATTTCTGTGAAAGAG GGCATCGCGATCTTCCTGCTGAGACCCTCAGATCTGCAGTCCATTCTCTCTGATGCCTGGTTTCACTTTGTCTT TTTTGTCCAAGCTGTGCTTGTGATACTGTCTGTCTTCTTGTACTTGTTTGCCTACAAAGAGTACCTCGCCTGCCTCGTGCTGGCCATGGCCTTGGGCTGGGCAAACATGCTCTACTACACGCGGGGATTCCAGTCCATGGGCATGTACAGCGTCATGATCCAGAAG GTCATTTTGCATGATGTTCTGAAGTTCTTGTTTGTATATATCGTGTTCTTACTTGGATTTGGAGTAG ccctggcctcgCTGATTGAGAAGTGTCCCAGTGACAATAAGGACTGCAGCTCCTACGGCAGCTTCAGTGATGCCGTTCTGGAACTCTTCAAGCTCACCATTGGTCTGGGTGACCTGAACATACAGCAGAACTCCAAGTACCCCATCCTCTTTCTGTTCCTGCTTATCACTTACGTCATCCTCACCTTCGTCCTCCTCCTCAACATGCTCATCGCCCTGATGGGAGAAACCGTGGAGAATGTCTCCAAGGAGAGTGAGCGCATCTGGCGTCTACAG AGAGCCAGGACGATTTTGGAGTTTGAGAAGATGTTACCAGAGTGGCTGAGGAGCAGATTCCGGATGGGAGAGCTATGTAAAGTAGCAGAGGAAGATTTCCGGCTGTGTTTGCG GATCAATGAGGTGAAGTGGACTGAATGGAAAACACATGTCTCCTTCCTCAACGAAGACCCGGGGCCCGTGAGACGGACAG ATTTTGGCAAAATCCAAGATTCTTCCAGAAGCAACAGCAAAACCACCCTCAACGCATTTGATGAAATAGATGAGTTTCCAGAAACTTCGGTGTAG
- the TRPV3 gene encoding transient receptor potential cation channel subfamily V member 3 isoform X3, with translation MGVSRSETAAPTSCPPLSGLGSLGAARAPPAAHPMTLPADFLMHKLTASDTGKTCLMKALLNINPNTKEIVRILLAFAEENDILDRFINAAYTEEAYEGQTALNIAIERRQGDITALLIAAGADVNAHARGVFFNPKYLHEGFYFGETPLALAACTNQPEIVQLLMENEQTDITSQDSRGNNILHALVTVAEDFKTQNDFVKRMYDMILLRSGTWELETMHNKDGLTPLQLAAKMGKAEILKYILSREIKEKPLRSLSRKFTDWAYGPVSSSLYDLTNVDTTTDNSVLEIIVYNTNLDNRHEMLTLEPLHTLLHMKWKKFAKYMFFLSFCFYFFYNITLTLVSYYRPREEEALPHPLALTHKMGWLQLLGRMFVLIWAMCISVKEVILHDVLKFLFVYIVFLLGFGVALASLIEKCPSDNKDCSSYGSFSDAVLELFKLTIGLGDLNIQQNSKYPILFLFLLITYVILTFVLLLNMLIALMGETVENVSKESERIWRLQRARTILEFEKMLPEWLRSRFRMGELCKVAEEDFRLCLRINEVKWTEWKTHVSFLNEDPGPVRRTDFGKIQDSSRSNSKTTLNAFDEIDEFPETSV, from the exons ATGGGTGTCTCAAGATCGGAGACTGCAGCCCCCACATCCTGCCCCCCCCTCTCAGGGCTGGGAAGCCTGGGGGCAGCCAGGGCCCCTCCCGCGGCTCACCCCATGACCCTGCCTGCAGACTTCCTCATGCACAAGCTGACGGCCTCTGACACGGGGAAGACCTGCCTGATGAAGGCCTTGTTAAACATCAATCCCAACACCAAGGAGATTGTGCGGATCCTGCTGGCTTTCGCGGAGGAGAATGACATCCTGGACAGGTTCATCAACGCTGCATACACAGAGGAGGCCTACGAAG GGCAGACGGCGCTGAACATCGCCATCGAGCGGCGGCAGGGAGACATCACCGCGCTGCTCATCGCGGCGGGCGCCGACGTCAACGCCCACGCCAGGGGGGTCTTCTTCAACCCCAAGTACCTACACGAGGGCTTCTACTTTG GCGAGACCCCACTGGCTCTGGCGGCGTGTACCAACCAGCCTGAGATTGTGCAGCTGCTGATGGAGAATGAGCAGACTGACATCACCTCGCAGGACTCACGGGGAAACAACATCCTACACGCGTTGGTGACAGTGGCTGAGGACTTCAAGACACAGAACGACTTTGTGAAGCGCATGTACGACATGATCCTGCTGAGGAGCGGGACGTGGGAGCTGGAGACCATGCACAACAAGGACGGGCTCACGCCACTGCAGCTGGCTGCCAAGATGGGCAAGGCCGAG ATCTTGAAGTATATCCTCAGTCGTGAGATCAAGGAAAAGCCACTCCGGAGTCTGTCCAGGAAGTTCACAGACTGGGCATATGGGCCCGTGTCGTCCTCACTTTACGACCTCACCAACGTGGACACTACGACAGACAACTCGGTGTTGGAAATCATTGTCTACAACACCAACCTTGAT AACCGGCATGAGATGCTGACCCTGGAGCCCTTGCACACGCTGCTGCATATGAAGTGGAAGAAGTTTGCCAAGTACATGTTCTTCTTgtcattctgcttttatttcttctacaaCATCACCCTGACTCTAGTCTCCTATTACCGGCCCCGGGAAGAGGAG gcCCTCCCACACCCCTTGGCCCTGACGCACAAGATGGGGTGGCTGCAGCTGTTAGGAAGGATGTTCGTGCTCATCTGGGCCATGTGCATTTCTGTGAAAGAG GTCATTTTGCATGATGTTCTGAAGTTCTTGTTTGTATATATCGTGTTCTTACTTGGATTTGGAGTAG ccctggcctcgCTGATTGAGAAGTGTCCCAGTGACAATAAGGACTGCAGCTCCTACGGCAGCTTCAGTGATGCCGTTCTGGAACTCTTCAAGCTCACCATTGGTCTGGGTGACCTGAACATACAGCAGAACTCCAAGTACCCCATCCTCTTTCTGTTCCTGCTTATCACTTACGTCATCCTCACCTTCGTCCTCCTCCTCAACATGCTCATCGCCCTGATGGGAGAAACCGTGGAGAATGTCTCCAAGGAGAGTGAGCGCATCTGGCGTCTACAG AGAGCCAGGACGATTTTGGAGTTTGAGAAGATGTTACCAGAGTGGCTGAGGAGCAGATTCCGGATGGGAGAGCTATGTAAAGTAGCAGAGGAAGATTTCCGGCTGTGTTTGCG GATCAATGAGGTGAAGTGGACTGAATGGAAAACACATGTCTCCTTCCTCAACGAAGACCCGGGGCCCGTGAGACGGACAG ATTTTGGCAAAATCCAAGATTCTTCCAGAAGCAACAGCAAAACCACCCTCAACGCATTTGATGAAATAGATGAGTTTCCAGAAACTTCGGTGTAG
- the TRPV3 gene encoding transient receptor potential cation channel subfamily V member 3 isoform X1, giving the protein MGVSRSETAAPTSCPPLSGLGSLGAARAPPAAHPMTLPADFLMHKLTASDTGKTCLMKALLNINPNTKEIVRILLAFAEENDILDRFINAAYTEEAYEGQTALNIAIERRQGDITALLIAAGADVNAHARGVFFNPKYLHEGFYFGETPLALAACTNQPEIVQLLMENEQTDITSQDSRGNNILHALVTVAEDFKTQNDFVKRMYDMILLRSGTWELETMHNKDGLTPLQLAAKMGKAEILKYILSREIKEKPLRSLSRKFTDWAYGPVSSSLYDLTNVDTTTDNSVLEIIVYNTNLDNRHEMLTLEPLHTLLHMKWKKFAKYMFFLSFCFYFFYNITLTLVSYYRPREEEALPHPLALTHKMGWLQLLGRMFVLIWAMCISVKEGIAIFLLRPSDLQSILSDAWFHFVFFVQAVLVILSVFLYLFAYKEYLACLVLAMALGWANMLYYTRGFQSMGMYSVMIQKVILHDVLKFLFVYIVFLLGFGVALASLIEKCPSDNKDCSSYGSFSDAVLELFKLTIGLGDLNIQQNSKYPILFLFLLITYVILTFVLLLNMLIALMGETVENVSKESERIWRLQRARTILEFEKMLPEWLRSRFRMGELCKVAEEDFRLCLRINEVKWTEWKTHVSFLNEDPGPVRRTDFGKIQDSSRSNSKTTLNAFDEIDEFPETSV; this is encoded by the exons ATGGGTGTCTCAAGATCGGAGACTGCAGCCCCCACATCCTGCCCCCCCCTCTCAGGGCTGGGAAGCCTGGGGGCAGCCAGGGCCCCTCCCGCGGCTCACCCCATGACCCTGCCTGCAGACTTCCTCATGCACAAGCTGACGGCCTCTGACACGGGGAAGACCTGCCTGATGAAGGCCTTGTTAAACATCAATCCCAACACCAAGGAGATTGTGCGGATCCTGCTGGCTTTCGCGGAGGAGAATGACATCCTGGACAGGTTCATCAACGCTGCATACACAGAGGAGGCCTACGAAG GGCAGACGGCGCTGAACATCGCCATCGAGCGGCGGCAGGGAGACATCACCGCGCTGCTCATCGCGGCGGGCGCCGACGTCAACGCCCACGCCAGGGGGGTCTTCTTCAACCCCAAGTACCTACACGAGGGCTTCTACTTTG GCGAGACCCCACTGGCTCTGGCGGCGTGTACCAACCAGCCTGAGATTGTGCAGCTGCTGATGGAGAATGAGCAGACTGACATCACCTCGCAGGACTCACGGGGAAACAACATCCTACACGCGTTGGTGACAGTGGCTGAGGACTTCAAGACACAGAACGACTTTGTGAAGCGCATGTACGACATGATCCTGCTGAGGAGCGGGACGTGGGAGCTGGAGACCATGCACAACAAGGACGGGCTCACGCCACTGCAGCTGGCTGCCAAGATGGGCAAGGCCGAG ATCTTGAAGTATATCCTCAGTCGTGAGATCAAGGAAAAGCCACTCCGGAGTCTGTCCAGGAAGTTCACAGACTGGGCATATGGGCCCGTGTCGTCCTCACTTTACGACCTCACCAACGTGGACACTACGACAGACAACTCGGTGTTGGAAATCATTGTCTACAACACCAACCTTGAT AACCGGCATGAGATGCTGACCCTGGAGCCCTTGCACACGCTGCTGCATATGAAGTGGAAGAAGTTTGCCAAGTACATGTTCTTCTTgtcattctgcttttatttcttctacaaCATCACCCTGACTCTAGTCTCCTATTACCGGCCCCGGGAAGAGGAG gcCCTCCCACACCCCTTGGCCCTGACGCACAAGATGGGGTGGCTGCAGCTGTTAGGAAGGATGTTCGTGCTCATCTGGGCCATGTGCATTTCTGTGAAAGAG GGCATCGCGATCTTCCTGCTGAGACCCTCAGATCTGCAGTCCATTCTCTCTGATGCCTGGTTTCACTTTGTCTT TTTTGTCCAAGCTGTGCTTGTGATACTGTCTGTCTTCTTGTACTTGTTTGCCTACAAAGAGTACCTCGCCTGCCTCGTGCTGGCCATGGCCTTGGGCTGGGCAAACATGCTCTACTACACGCGGGGATTCCAGTCCATGGGCATGTACAGCGTCATGATCCAGAAG GTCATTTTGCATGATGTTCTGAAGTTCTTGTTTGTATATATCGTGTTCTTACTTGGATTTGGAGTAG ccctggcctcgCTGATTGAGAAGTGTCCCAGTGACAATAAGGACTGCAGCTCCTACGGCAGCTTCAGTGATGCCGTTCTGGAACTCTTCAAGCTCACCATTGGTCTGGGTGACCTGAACATACAGCAGAACTCCAAGTACCCCATCCTCTTTCTGTTCCTGCTTATCACTTACGTCATCCTCACCTTCGTCCTCCTCCTCAACATGCTCATCGCCCTGATGGGAGAAACCGTGGAGAATGTCTCCAAGGAGAGTGAGCGCATCTGGCGTCTACAG AGAGCCAGGACGATTTTGGAGTTTGAGAAGATGTTACCAGAGTGGCTGAGGAGCAGATTCCGGATGGGAGAGCTATGTAAAGTAGCAGAGGAAGATTTCCGGCTGTGTTTGCG GATCAATGAGGTGAAGTGGACTGAATGGAAAACACATGTCTCCTTCCTCAACGAAGACCCGGGGCCCGTGAGACGGACAG ATTTTGGCAAAATCCAAGATTCTTCCAGAAGCAACAGCAAAACCACCCTCAACGCATTTGATGAAATAGATGAGTTTCCAGAAACTTCGGTGTAG